One Nicotiana tabacum cultivar K326 chromosome 23, ASM71507v2, whole genome shotgun sequence genomic window, CTGTTTGAATACTGTTACAGCACACAAAAGCAAATGGAAGATATGTCCCAACCTTCGGTCCTTTTCCACTGCTTGTTTCCTCGACTTCTAGAGATGAATTTATGATTACCCTTTCATCATTAGAACTTTGTGGCATCAATTCTTCCTCAACTATATCTTCTGATATGTTGATCTCCCTCTTTGTTGTTCCGCAAGACTGAGCTTGGTCTTTTAGAGACTTCGTGCTTACACTCTTTAAAACAGCAGATGCAAACTGCTTCTGTAAGAGAGTAGATAACATAACCGGTTAGTTGAATGATCTAGATCGGTATGTAACCTTATATGAACAAATATGCTCAGAAGATTTATAAGTACATTGTTGAGATGTGAAGGATATTCTCTTTTGCTTGCATTGATTGGCTTTCTGGGAATATCACACTTGTTCAAATCCTTCATAGTGGAATCGTCACTAGCATGGCCAAAAGCCTTTGTATTGGAAGGTTTGGAGATTGTATGCGCATCCTGTTCATTGTTTgagaaaagataaaaatccagTGAACTGGACGAGTTAAGATGGGAAATTGATAATTTGATGCAACGGGGGAGCTGAAACGCATTCATTACAAATACTACTTCCATGAGAATAAAAGCCCTTAGAGGTACTAGTGAACGATCTTCAAATATTAGTTATAGactcacaaaaatatgagaaGTAACCATAGAGATATTTATCTGATAAACTTATGTAGTATATCCTTAATGGCTGAAATCCTGCACACTTATGGCACCCTCAATTCCATACTGGGAGAACCCGCAAAGTTACACTATTTCCTTGGTTCAAATTTTCTTGCATTTTGCAATCTTTTAGTGGAACAAAGGGAGATTATAAGCACTTACTGTTTCTTGATGATTTCTTTCTTGAACCACAGATGGCGTCTGGAGTGTAACATTGGCCTGGACAGCGACACCCACGTTTATTTCTACAGTTTCATTATCCTTTAAATCATGGTTGTCCGTTGCTTCAACTTTTATAAGACCTGATGCAGCTAGCTTTGAACTTCCAAGACTAGAGTTTGCAGGCtgttgatttcaaaataaaagTCATGTGGAAATTCAAGAGTATAGTCTCGACCAACTACTTAGGGGTCGTCTGGTTACCGGGATAAGGATATTAATCCCGGTATAACATCTGGGATTATAGTTATCCCATGTTTGATTTTGGTATTAGCTAATACCAATATAAATCTGTATACCAAAATGATGGTATTAGCTATCCCATATAGGAGGTGGGATAGATAATCCCACGGGATATCCCATCACTGAACCAAACGATCCCTTAACTGTAAGTTCAATGATTATTAGCTATATAACTGTAGATATAAATTCACAATTGTCTTCATTTAAGAGccattattttccttctttagtTTTTCAATTTTAAGAATCACATTAAATTCCAAAAGTTTCGGGCGAAACAGCAATGCACATGTACATCCAATAAGTATATCTATCTtaagaacaacaacaattaagcaATCTTGCATGGAAAACAACAAAGACAGTCATCGAAGTCAATACTAGATAAGAACAAGTAAATGTTCTGAGACCAAACCTGCTTGTCTCGTGGAGAAAAGAAATTTCTCAGCAGTGTCTCTAATATCTCATGAATTCTCTCTGGGGGTTTTCTATTTGTTAGTAAGTGAACACCAGAAGCttggacatttttatttttcaaggtCGTTATCAAACTATCGAGGTGATTAATCTTTTTATTTAAAGCAGCAAAGCACATGTCCGACCATTTTTCATCAGTGCAGGCTAGTTGGCTCTGTAGCATCACTATATCATCTTTAAGTTCAGCAATTTCTGCATCAGCTTTTGCAATGAGCATCTCCAGCACTTGCAGACAACATTTCTCGTTTAAGGCATTTTCCTCTATAATGTCTGTCGACGCAAATCGATAGAAAAAAATGAAGTCAGTTAGATGTACATTGATCGAAAGGAAACCAGgtttattaaaataaaagatcTAATAGACTTGTTAAGAAGATATACAAATACGAGAGTTAATTAATATGAACTTACCGAGCTTTTGATTGAAATAGAAGTTGAAGGCCAAGCTGTTTGTTGGATAACTGTTTTcatctgaagaaaaaaaaaataagttagtGCTTAAACCAAAAGGAACAGTCTGTCCACTTCAATGCTGCTTCTACCAAACAAACCTGAAAACTAGTAAGGTTAAAATAAGTAGGCAGTCCACTTATCAAAATATAATAATTAGACAAACCTTGAAGGTAAGGTGGACTCCAGATTAACAAATCCATCTCTTTAAGAAAATTTACCCTGTATCAGAGATCAAAAACAAAGGATCACAATTACATTTCCTAATTTAAAAGAATACATCTTCCACCAAGTATAAGCTATGTTATATTACCACTTGACTAAGACAAATCCTATTACACTACGACCAAATCCCCCGGAAAAGAAGATTTGTTTCTATATCAAAAGCAACTCCAAAGTATCTCCTTGTTAATCAGGATATGTGTAAGCTATGTTAACGACCACTTGAAATATACATAGTATGAGAGcctatatacacacacacacacacatatcaACTACTAGTAATGCCTTGGTTGCTAATGAATGCTGCTTCATTTAAAATTAAAGGCAGCAGAGCATGGGTGAAAGCTTCAAATTATTGAAGACATGAACTGAAATTTGTTAGAAGTATCGCATATATTGTACACAGACGATACTCTAGTTCTgtctaaaaagaaaaagaaaaggaaaattaatGTAGCATTTTACTATAATAATGTTAAAGCTTAGTCAACCACAAAATATCACAGAGaaattatcttcttctttttttctttctataaGTACAGATAGAAATTATCTGAACATTCTGAAATGTTGTGAGATCATCAACTTGGTGAATACAGTAGAATTTAAATACTAATTCGAAATTCTAATTCatctatctttttttttaatgACAATGGTGTCCAGGTCAACTTGTACACACTCTTAACTATCCTACCGAGTACCTGCTACCTTCCACACCAAAGGTATCGGGTAACTCTACCTGCCAAAGAGTTAACTAGAGGTGTCGGGTTCGGGTTCGAGCTCGAGGAGGGAGGACTAaagtccccccccccctcccagaGTGGGTTTTCTAGGGCTTGAATCCGGAATTCCGGATACACCAAAAAATATGGTGATGTTCACCCCCTGTCCTCGTCCTCTACAGTATCCTCACCCCCACCCCcgcaaaaaaaaaactcaaaaacaaaaactaaaatatGTTCATGAAAAAACCATCTCAAGACAAGCAACATACTGAAATACAGATTTGTCTACATACAAAATTTTGAACCCTTAAACAtgcataaacaaaacaaaagaaattctcGTTTTGCAGAAAACTGTTAATAAAAACCTAATGAAACACGACGACTAATACTTTCAGTAAAGCATGCACAAAACCGTAGTAatggaaaataaaaaggaaataatacAACTTGAAAATGTAGCTAATAATACGAAATGTGTAATGTAGTAAAAACGAAatacctgaaaattctataagCATTTGTAAACCCAATAATGAAATGGGGTAAagggttttaaaaccccaaaaaattTTAGAAGAAGAGGGGGTTGGGGTTGGGGGTGGGTTGGTAGTGAGGTAGAAGAAATGGAAAATGCTAAGGATGGTGATTTTTACAGAGCTAAATAATGCTTAGTAAAGATTATAGAGAGAGCAGGCAGGGTATGAATGTAAATAAATGAAAATTAAAGGGTTAATTTAATGAGAATTGGTGAATATTTGTGACGTGGAAGATTTAGGGAATTATTTGGCCCATTATCTGATTCCTAAAAAAACGGATTTGTGGGGCCCACATATGCTGacctttaaataataataaataaataaaaacagtaCCTCGTATTATTTTATGAGAGATAGTGTTTCATttatttcctcttttttttccaacaccTATGCTAACCTATTAATCTTGCTCTTTAATTGATTTGatctttttaatattttgatAAATACAATTTTCATGCCTGTATTATTTTTTTATACCTACAGTGTATTCTTATATTTTCTATCCTGAGATTTATAATACTATCTGTTATTTCTTTTGCTTTGGTTTTCTTATTTCTAGTTGTGGTTAATGCTTCCCATtatgtgattttttttctttacatgTTTTTCTCGAGCCGAAAATCTATCAGAAACAAGTTCTTTAACTTTACAATATAGGAATAAGACTGCATACATAATATTCTTCCTAAATTTCACTTATGGGACTACACTAGATACATTGTTGTTATTGCAATAGAAAAACCttcatatttttcaataaaagtaAGATACGAATataaaaaagactaacatttttCTTGACGTGCAATACCGTCTTGAGTTGTGGATGTATTGATGGGCCTTTCAGTTGTTCATTAATGGAATGACCAGAAGAAAGGTCATTAAGCTGAGCGTCTGAATAAAAAGACTCAGTCCCGTGAATGACATGTGGTAAAGTTCACTCACTTTACTTTACTATGACCAAATAAATAAAGGTGTATCTATAGTGTTATAATAAGTATAACTTCAGTGATTATACTTGAAATTAACTATTCATCTTTTTTTATCGTCATCTTACCATTATCATTGGACAATAAATCTACTGAAATATTTGTGTAAATGTTGAGTGGATTAAGCTACTGTGAAACTAATTCTTGCTTTACTCACTGCTTCTAAActtaaaaagttatttttaagaGTCACAAATCAAAACTTTTGGAGTAGTAACTTTAACTTTGAAtgtcatttttatatttattggatTGCATATAATACTTTCCTTAAAAAGTAATTTCTCATCTCTTCCTACAAGAACCAATATTCTTTTCTGCACTTCTTGACTAGCACTAGCAAGCTTTCACATGCACATGCTACTTTTAAATATATAAAGACTCGTTTGGTGTGATTGATTAGAGATAATTAATCAtgagattaaatttgagatgagtttatctcaCGTTTGGTTGAGATAAAATCATGgtataattaatttcgggattagttatCTCAGTATTGTAATCCCTATGGGAAGGTAAAATAACTAATCTCAGGATAAATAACCCCGGAATAATTAATCATGGGATAACTTGTTTCTCGACCAAACCACCCCTAAATAGCATGTTCTCATAAGCAGCCAAAGATATGATTTATTCTTATCTGTCTAAGTTTGACAAATaaaattatactccctccgtttcaatttatgtgaacttattttctttttagtccgtgtCAAAATGAATcaactctttccttatttgtaaacaatttacctttatgcaatgatttatagccacacaaaatatatgtgactcattttataccacaagttcaaaaatcttctctcttttcttaaatttcgtgcccaatcaaatagattcacataaattgaaacgaagagagtattatttatttattattttgtttaactaTTCGATGCTCAAAGTTCACTGTTTGGCTAATTAAGATTGGGAAGTTCCAACTATTATGCCGCCCTCTTTGTTGATGTATATTTATGGATATTAATACATGTACGGAATAATCATAATCATCAAAAGAATGTGATGAAATAGATATGATCCTTCCATAAGTTTTATATTCCAGCTCGGATAATTATTTAccggaaaaatcggataacgttagatttgtggatggttctaaggatatgcgatacaatttgatataaatcgcgtagagaaatgaaaatatgtgtattgttgactataagaacgaaaataataagcaaaaagaatgaataagtaaAACAATCACAAGGGGATTACTATCAATATCTAGAGGAAGTGATCTTTTTTTTATGTTCCCCCTcctagcttacaaggattcccccttttatagaagagggtcattaccaaaaaaataataaaataaaacatgtagtggaagacccatgataacatgtctcttccttgattcccgccaagattctcttcTTGGTatggttgcaacggctcttgtctgtgagctcgatactagctcgaactcgttactgggtcgggcccttcggtcttggatcgagttcgaccttcgagatgggtgtcgcgcatttccgacctcgaagcagtgccttgcggatcgattcgaTCACGGGCTCGATAGGATTATCGAGTCGCCTCCTCGAGCGACCTTCGGGCTCGAGGTTCGTTAGTACAGACCTcagagctcactcccaaaatctcattccgacttcttaacactcgaactcgatcgaacgtaggaaggccgaaatctatttcgaccgtatatagatagtcccctcgtttctcgaaaaaggatgtggcgagaaacgatatgatttcccagCAGCTTGATCAGTTATACACTGATATTTTTATCGATCCCGACCATGACGTATGTAATACTCGATCATCTTATGTGTCTTTATAatccccgactttatcgaggatACCCGAATTTTTTCTTCCCCGGTGGGAattgccagttaccttcggtCTTTGGTGATCGGAGAAGATCAATTAGTGATGAATGCGGAGGGGCTTCCTATCTTTTCAACGAGGtccaacatgctttgaatcggaTAACTTCTGATGGCGTTTTCGCCGCTTCTGTACAAAAATTTTTGTAAATAcaaatctttcttcttcttttttgaagaaaaatggcCTCTCAAACTAAATAGACAGTTTGAATTTAAATCTCTGTTGTGGGTAGTCCCCTTTGCTTTATCGGGCTCGAGCGTCCTTCAGCTTAAATAGTCAAGTGTTTGTTTTAATTCGAAGAAATGAGTAGTTttgctcgaaataatgtagcccgtaggcgtaatagtcgagcgagtgatggctcgaactcaaaataaaggtagcccgtaggcttagcagtcgagtgaatgattcgaacttgatgcaatgtagcccgcagGCGTAaaagtcaaagtagcccgtaggcttaatggtcgagtgagtgattgctcgaactcaaaataaaggtggcccgtaggcttggcaatcgagcgaatgattcgaactcgatgcaatgtagcccgtaggcgtaatagttaaagtagcccgtaggcttaatggtcgagtgagtgattgctcgaactagaaataaaggtagcccgtaggcttggcaatcgagtgaatgattcgaactcgatgcaatgtagcccgtaggcgtaatagttaaagtagcccgtaggcttaatgatcgagtgagtgattgctcgaactcgaaataaaggtagcccgtaggcttagcaatcgagtgaatgattcgaactcgatgcaatgtagcccgtaagcgtaatagttaaagtagcccgtaggcttaatggtcgagtgagtgattgctcaaactcgaaataaaggtagcccgtaggcttggcaatcgagtgaatgattcgaactcgatgcaatgtagcccgtaggcgtaatagttaaagtagcccgtagtcttggcaatcgagtgaatgattcgaactcgatgcaatgtagcccgtaggcataatagttaaagtagcccgtaggcttaatggtcgagtgagtgattgctcgaactcaaaataaaggtagcccataggcttggcaatcgagtgaatgattcgaacttgatgcaatgtagcccgtaggcgtaatagttaaagtagcccgtaggcttaatggtcgagtgagtgattgctcgaactcgaaataaaggtagcccgtaggcttggcaatcgagtgaatgattcgaactcgatgcaatgtagcccgtaggcgtaatagttaaagtagcccgcaggcttaatggtcgagtgagtgattgctcgaactcaaaacaaaggtagcccgtaggcttggcaatcgagtgaatgattcgaactcgatgcaatgtagcccgtaggcgtaatagttaaagtagcccgtaggcttaatgttcgagtgagtgattgttcgaactcgaaataaaggtagcctgtaggcttggcaatcgagtgaatgattcgaactcgatgcaatgtagcccgtaggcgtaatagtcaaagtagcccgtaggcttaatggtcgagtgagtgattgctcgaactcgaaataaaggtagcccataggcttggcaatcgagtaaatgattcgaactcgatcctgtttgcataataaatcttgaacaTAGAATATCGGTAATGAGGAGAGCTTTCTTTGCAGGTTATTATACATgggttcatgttttgcgtcagggctcgggccaactatatAAGCATGTTcgttttgaccgtttggcccttacaacgcTTCCCGTTGAGACActgtttgtcatgaaataacgaagtaatttcctttgcaccgaacttgataatcatcACAGATGCGTTCAATGATAAAACCTCCCTGTGTAcgaggttgattttaaagaggcCACAGATACTCAGTAGTAGTATCGTTTCTGctatatggctggtatcgatctcTGGTCGACTTTTGCTTTTTCGTGATGGTCCTAGAAGTCAACTGGTCATTTTCgattcttattttggattgatatcgattgtgcacatcggtccaagtaatagctgggtactcgatcagattttgcCTCAGCCGCCGCGAAGCCCTCGAGCTCCGctcatttagaccttgagtgaaagcttgaacaacccactcgtctgtgactggtggcagatccattcgttccatttgaaaacgagctacgaactcccttagcatctcgttatctttttgcaTTACCTTGAACATGTCCGACTTtctggtttcgacctttatggctccggcatgagcttttacgaagcaatctgcatgcatagcaaaagaatcaatggagttagatggtaaattatgataccatatcattgcccatTTTGACAgagtttcaccgaatttttttaataatacagattcaatctcatcatcttccaaatcattgcccttaatggcacacgtgtaagaagtgatgtgctcgttggggtcggtcgttccgttatatttgggtatttcgggcatacagaattttttggggattggttttggggctgcactcgagggaaaaggcttttgaatgaaaattttcaaatctagcccttttatcattggtggagcccccgggatctggtcgaccctggaattatatgtttctacttttttatcgttggcttcgactcgttttgtgagttcctcgagcaatttagtaatttcgggagtagtccccgattcttgctcatttggcttctctatggctggttccgttttgtgggtgacttctcgaagcggattgggctccggcctgctttgtacctgagtttggctctgcaactgagctatcgctatttgctgggcttgtaacatctcgaagatcatccgtaagctgactccgatctcctccacattatgggtgtctcgagctacggatcgagtaccaccCTGAATGCTCTTTTCCAGTTCGGAACGCTTATTCGCCTCTAGAGGTATTTTTGAATTGACATCTGATgatacttcggctcgaatttcgggtgcttcgattcgagcctcagcGCCTTCATCGAGTGGCCTTCCGGTCctgggtgccaagttgttggtttcatcttgaaggccggcttcgtggtcgataggtgaaaccattgctgatttgaagttgcAAACTGGCGTGTACTTTAGGTTTATATCAAACGATCACTGTTacctttagccccacggtgggcgccaaactgtttaccgaaaaaatcggataacgttagatttgtggatggttctaaggatatgcgatacaatttgatataaatcgcgtagagaaatggaaatatgtgtattgttgactataagaacgaaaataataagcaaaaagaatgaataagtaaaacaagcacaaggggaTTACTATC contains:
- the LOC107801617 gene encoding uncharacterized protein LOC107801617, with amino-acid sequence MDLLIWSPPYLQDENSYPTNSLAFNFYFNQKLDIIEENALNEKCCLQVLEMLIAKADAEIAELKDDIVMLQSQLACTDEKWSDMCFAALNKKINHLDSLITTLKNKNVQASGVHLLTNRKPPERIHEILETLLRNFFSPRDKQPANSSLGSSKLAASGLIKVEATDNHDLKDNETVEINVGVAVQANVTLQTPSVVQERNHQETDAHTISKPSNTKAFGHASDDSTMKDLNKCDIPRKPINASKREYPSHLNNKQFASAVLKSVSTKSLKDQAQSCGTTKREINISEDIVEEELMPQSSNDERVIINSSLEVEETSSGKGPKPAGSILKTSLIAVKQEPKEYRDEQTQNGGKAGQTREKHTSSQLVMEKKMGAKSFLGLKGEERSQSLEKVKGKVQEKRPPKSQVLTIHKSDSKLFLKLEGQRLNFKWNLPPEKTKEPCLAEELGFKTPSGVKLKRQWKIGSTQKNRGDESGDETIKENMLLLGGAKGTGDLPEISSTSLTQLKKRRITSSRGPVLQENENLRDFQNRLVKSHDRSNQSLQVIKVENAEPLASTAFIVPTPHTADLKYMTLNQLKAVARQLNLRGVYTLCKAELQEVLHFKLLAKGRST